A genomic region of Hevea brasiliensis isolate MT/VB/25A 57/8 unplaced genomic scaffold, ASM3005281v1 Scaf330, whole genome shotgun sequence contains the following coding sequences:
- the LOC131177098 gene encoding uncharacterized protein LOC131177098 codes for MTRKAVKGNVIADLLTENPIQDYEALDFEFLDEYVNEVNSDDKEPNDAWEMFILVAIDYFSKWVEVMSYAYIMKNTFLKFFKNNVICRHGLPSEIVTDNAKNLNGPKIRSLCDQYKIWHLNSSPYHPQMNIAVEAANKNLKRIIRKMTVTYKD; via the exons atgaccaGAAAGGCAGTGAAAGGAAATGTGATTGCTGATCTCCTAACAGAAAACccgatccaggattatgaagccctaGATTTTGAATTTCTTGATGAGTATGTTAATGAAGTCAACAGCGATGACAAAGAACCAAATGAcgcatgggaaat gttcatcCTGGTGGCTATTGACTACTTTTCCAAATGGGTTGAGGTAATGTCATATGCTTATATCATGAAAAATACATTCCTCAAATTTTTCAAGAACAATGTTATCTGCCGACATGGCCTTCCTAgtgaaattgtcaccgataatgctaagaatttgaatggcccaaagatccgAAGTTTATGTGACCAGTACAAAATTTGGCATCTCAATTCATCACCATACCATCCCCAAATGAACATAGCGGTGGAAGCTgctaataaaaatctcaagagaataatcaggaaGATGACCGTCACTTATAAAGATTAG